One part of the Gossypium raimondii isolate GPD5lz chromosome 1, ASM2569854v1, whole genome shotgun sequence genome encodes these proteins:
- the LOC105786060 gene encoding basic form of pathogenesis-related protein 1 codes for MGTQFSVAICLMAFTLAYVSLAQNPSNEDYLNVHNAARAKVGVGPMTWDATVAAYAQQYASKRIADCDLIHSTGPYGENLAEASYALSGAEAVTLWVDEKPHYNYDANQCVGGECLHYTQVVWRNSTRLGCARVKCNSGWWFVTCNYDPPGNIVGERPY; via the coding sequence ATGGgaacccaattttcagtagcTATTTGCCTAATGGCTTTCACTCTTGCTTATGTTTCCCTTGCCCAAAACCCCTCTAATGAAGATTACCTTAACGTCCATAATGCAGCTCGTGCAAAGGTTGGGGTTGGACCAATGACTTGGGATGCCACTGTCGCTGCCTATGCACAGCAATATGCTAGTAAAAGGATTGCAGACTGTGATTTGATTCATTCAACTGGACCCTATGGGGAGAACCTTGCGGAAGCCTCCTACGCCTTAAGTGGTGCGGAAGCAGTGACATTGTGGGTGGACGAGAAGCCCCACTACAACTACGACGCCAATCAATGTGTTGGTGGAGAGTGTTTGCATTATACGCAGGTGGTTTGGCGAAATTCAACCCGCCTCGGGTGTGCTAGAGTTAAGTGCAACAGTGGCTGGTGGTTCGTCACCTGCAACTATGATCCTCCAGGGAACATTGTTGGTGAACGTCCCTATTAA
- the LOC105787074 gene encoding uncharacterized protein LOC105787074 yields the protein MGTKLKKSTAYHLQTDDYTEILNKCLEGYLRCMVGEKHSAWVSWLPLTEWWYNTTYHSAIQTTPYEALYGQTPPLHLPYIAGATPVASVDRTLQQREAMRKMLKFHLSRAQDRMKQMADKWRSEREFQVGDLVYLKLQPYRQHSLHKFRNQKLSPRHFGPFPVEARVRKVVYRLSLPSSSRIYPTFHVSQLKKHIGSAVSALTFPQIGSNRALLKSPVRILDRHLVK from the coding sequence ATGGGCACCAAGTTGAAGAAATCCACAGCTTACCACCTTCAAACAGACGACTACACTGAGATTTTGAACAAATGCTTAGAAGGTTATCTGAGGTGCATGGTGGGTGAGAAACATTCAGCATGGGTCTCTTGGCTACCTTTGACTGAATGGTGGTATAACACCACCTATCATTCGGCCATTCAAACAACACCatatgaggctttgtatggaCAAACGCCTCCATTGCATTTGCCCTACATAGCAGGTGCAACTCCGGTTGCTTCTGTGGATCGCACACTGCAACAGCGAGAGGCTATGCGTAAGATGCTTAAGTTTCACTTGAGTCGAGCACAAGACCGAATGAAACAAATGGCTGATAAATGGAGATCGGAAAGGGAATTTCAGGTTGGTGATTTAGTTTACTTGAAACTACAACCATATCGCCAACATTCCTTGCATAAGTTTAGAAACCAAAAGCTATCACCCCGACATTTTGGACCATTTCCTGTGGAAGCACGCGTAAGAAAGGTGGTTTACAGATTATCTCTGCCTTCATCATCTCGAATTTACCCCACTTTTCATGTGTCCCAGCTGAAGAAACACATTGGTTCAGCAGTGAGTGCACTTACCTTTCCTCAAATTGGATCTAATAGAGCCTTGCTGAAGTCACCAGTTCGAATATTGGACAGGCATTTGGTCAAGTAA